The sequence AGCTTTGTCACTCTTGTCGCCTTCCAACTTGCGGTAGGCCTCTCCGAGGAAGCGCTGGACCATGTGGCTCTCTGGTTCCAATAGGGCTCGGTATTCGAGCGCTGCTGCCTGCTCGTGAATGGGCGCTCTGCTTTCGAAAAGCTGCTTGTAGAAGGCTTCCATGCGCTTTCGCGCCCATTCCAAGTTGGCTCCTAAGAGGGAGACGGCGATCCCTTTCACACGGTGAGCGTCCCCCGCTGCCACGAGGTGGTGAAACGCTTCGAGGGCACGGTCAATGTTGAGGCTCGTGGTGCGGGGCTTCTGGCCGAGCTGCTTCAGGAAGCAACTCGCGATGGCGCCGTGCATATTCCGGGCGCGGCGCTTAGTCTCGCCGGCAGCGTCTTCTCGGAAGGCGAGCGCGTCCTGCTCCCCGTCGTCGGCGTACCCGTGCTTGCGGGAGCGGACCCAAGCGGCAACGAAGCCGTGGAGGAAATACCTCTGGTGGTCGGCGGAGAGCGCGAGGAGGCACCGTCGGTCCAGACCTTCCCAACCCTGTACGCCGAGGTGGCGTTCGAGCGTGTCGATGTGGTCGTGCGGGATACCTTTACGGTAGAGCGCGAGGGCGTCGAGCATATGTCGCGCAGGCGCTTTTAGGACGTTGTCGTAGAGGTCATTGAGGAGCAGCCCTTCCATCCGCTCCTCAAGCTGGTGGCGATGCCGCTGTAGCACCTGCAGCGGGGACTCGTTGCGCCCTCGCGCTACCTCGATGAGAAGCTGGGTGGCGTGGGGATGAGCTTGGTCCCCCTGCCCGCCGCCGAGCCACTGGTATATGGCTCGGCGATCGGTCTTCGTGTACTGCCACGCCTCTGCCTGCCCGGGCGGAGCCGCATCGGCGAGGCATTCGAAGAGGCTAGCGCTGTCGAGTCCTGGGACCTCGCGCTCTTCGGACTGCCCGACGAGGAGGCGCTCGGGCGGGCGCTCGCGCAGCTCGAAGATCCATGTCCACCGGTCACCAAGTGCCTGCTGCAGCCCGAGGAGGAGGGCGCGGACCTCTGGATCGCGGAACCCGTCCGTCCCGAGGAGTTTGTGGCCGCTGTCGATCCAGACCCAGGCCGGTTCTGGGTTGGGAAAGCGCTGCGCGATCTCAGCGGCGATCTCATCTGGGCTCCCCGCGGGAGGATGTTTGTTCTCAGATAGGTCGCCTAGGTTGTGGGCGATGTGCCGGTAGAGCGTTTCGCGCGTGGTGTCTTCATCGGCGAAGAAGTGGAGGGGCGTCCGGCCGGCTCGGCGCGCCAACTCGCGGATGATCTCGGACTTCCCGTTGCCGCGAAGGCCGTATAGGATGAGAAAGGAGACCCTTTCAAGCAGGGCCTCGGTTTCGTCCAGCAGTTCGTCTCGTCCATACAGCCGCACGGCATCGGCCGGAAGAGGATTGTCGGAGGGTGGTCGGGGCTCGATGGGCGGTTCGTTGGGCTCCGGGGCTTCTGTCTTGGCAGCCTCGGGTGGGAGCGCTCGTGGACGAGCAGCGACCGGCTCAGGCGACGTGCCGCCATCCTCTTGAAGCTCCAAGTTGTCGTGATCCGGCTTGAAGCGCCATCCGTTCGGCTTGCCCGTTGCGGTGAGCGGCCACAGGCGCAGCGTCGCCGCGTCGTTTCGGAAGGCTATTCGCCCGGTGGCGTAGCCGTGCGTCCGGGCCACTGTCGGCGGCTCCCCGCTCTTTTCCATGCCGAAGACGGAGCACCCCTGGCATTGCCAGACGGCCCCGGTGTCCCCTGGGTAGCGGACGTATTTGGCCTCCGTCTCGTGCTGGTGGCCGAAGAGGTGAACCGCGAACCGGTTGGACGGAGTGATCTCTGTGCTTCCTCGCTCCCGAGCTTCATCCGTCAGCCAGTCCGGACCCTGGTGAGTGAGCAAGAGGCAGGCGTCATGGTCGTTCACCCAGCGATCTACGCCGTCGTCGAACAAAGCCGCAAGCTGCTGGGGGTGCCAGACGAGCCGTTTTTTGTAGTCCCCTTCCGCAAGTTGGAGGAACGTCGTGTTCAGGCCGACGATACCGATGCGTCGGTAGCCGCGCTCTAGCGTGACGGCAAAGTCACCCGCCAGCATCCCCTCTCTCAGCCCGTCCGGTCGGTGCGGAGCGTCTGCCCACCACGTGGTATAGGCTGCAAACGCCTCGTCGATCACGGCTCGGTAGTCGGACTCGGAGACTGTCCAGAAAGTCTCGGCGATGTGGGAGAAGCCCGTGGGGAGCAGCAGCATGTCCACGGCTCCTGAACCGGGGGTAGGGCGCTGAAGGTCGTGGTTGCCCGGCACTGCCAAGAGGACTGCCTCGCCCGATCCCAACTCACGGAGCTTCTCCCACAAAGGCTCTAGCACATCTGCTTGCATCGCCCCAAACTGCCCAGCCTCACCCGACTGAACAAGGTCGCCGGTGAAGAGCACGGCATCCCAAGGCCCGCTCTTCTCGTGCAGCTTATCCAGACTCTTTAGAAGGGGTTCTCGCAGGGTGGGCCAGAGACACCCCTGCCCATTTAAGCCATAGTGGAGATCGGTGAGGTGAAGCCACGAAAAGAAATTGGCTGCCATGCGTATATCTAGGAAAGGTTCTGCGCGAGTTAGAGGGCGAGAAACTATGCGTCATCCCTGCTTCCGCAACCCTTCCTATCGGTCAAGGCTGTAGTGGGTAGACACGCACACCCCATGTCCGAAGGTCGGTGCTGTTAGTAGACGTGCCGTCGGCGGTCAGGGAGCCGGGTACGTGTACGACGCGCTGAGTCCGAGCGGGATGCCGACGGTCCAGTAGAGCAGCAGGAATGCCGACCACGCCACGAGGAACGCCGCCGCGTACGGGATCATCAGCGAGGTCAGCGTCCCGATGCCGGTGCTCTTGACGTAGCGCTGGCAGTAGACCACCACGAGCGG is a genomic window of Bacteroidota bacterium containing:
- a CDS encoding metallophosphoesterase codes for the protein MAANFFSWLHLTDLHYGLNGQGCLWPTLREPLLKSLDKLHEKSGPWDAVLFTGDLVQSGEAGQFGAMQADVLEPLWEKLRELGSGEAVLLAVPGNHDLQRPTPGSGAVDMLLLPTGFSHIAETFWTVSESDYRAVIDEAFAAYTTWWADAPHRPDGLREGMLAGDFAVTLERGYRRIGIVGLNTTFLQLAEGDYKKRLVWHPQQLAALFDDGVDRWVNDHDACLLLTHQGPDWLTDEARERGSTEITPSNRFAVHLFGHQHETEAKYVRYPGDTGAVWQCQGCSVFGMEKSGEPPTVARTHGYATGRIAFRNDAATLRLWPLTATGKPNGWRFKPDHDNLELQEDGGTSPEPVAARPRALPPEAAKTEAPEPNEPPIEPRPPSDNPLPADAVRLYGRDELLDETEALLERVSFLILYGLRGNGKSEIIRELARRAGRTPLHFFADEDTTRETLYRHIAHNLGDLSENKHPPAGSPDEIAAEIAQRFPNPEPAWVWIDSGHKLLGTDGFRDPEVRALLLGLQQALGDRWTWIFELRERPPERLLVGQSEEREVPGLDSASLFECLADAAPPGQAEAWQYTKTDRRAIYQWLGGGQGDQAHPHATQLLIEVARGRNESPLQVLQRHRHQLEERMEGLLLNDLYDNVLKAPARHMLDALALYRKGIPHDHIDTLERHLGVQGWEGLDRRCLLALSADHQRYFLHGFVAAWVRSRKHGYADDGEQDALAFREDAAGETKRRARNMHGAIASCFLKQLGQKPRTTSLNIDRALEAFHHLVAAGDAHRVKGIAVSLLGANLEWARKRMEAFYKQLFESRAPIHEQAAALEYRALLEPESHMVQRFLGEAYRKLEGDKSDKALACFEKACDMRRDFPPYWANLGNALLALGHEGARAFLERLEAVEKGQPEAVDAHVRAIQARSLELVGRGAEASALRMAEIERGSRDPALYSDEAKALLDAGDAEGALGVLDLAEANGATNSYTTAIRASVLAALG